The following nucleotide sequence is from Nitrospirota bacterium.
GCGAGAGGTTTTTGCGGTCCCGGGGTTTGTGAAGGAAGATACGAGTCGTGGAACGAACGCACTGCTCAAAGAAGGTGCGGCCTTGATCGAACGGGCGCAGGATGTCATCGACACGATCCTTCCGCAACTGGAACAGTCATTGCGCCTACGGCTGCAGCCTTCTCGAGAGAAGAAGGTATTCGGCGATCAGCTGGGCGGAGAGGAACAGCGGGTGTATGATGTCTTATCGTATAACCCGCTCACAGTAGACGACGTATGCGTCACCACGAAATTGCCGGCCTCCAACGTGATGGCTTCGCTCTTATCTCTGGAGCTTCGACAGCGGGTCAAACAGCTCCCAGGTCAACGTTATCTTCGGGCGTAATCATTGAACAGTTGCACAGATGATTTTTATTTGATACGGATGAGAGGCAAACTTTCGTAGCGAACCGGAGTCTTCATGGCCAAAGCACTCATTATTGTCGAATCCCCGACTAAAGCACGGACCATTAGCAAGTATCTTGGGCGGGGTTATTCCGTCATGGCCTCAGTCGGCCATATCAAGGATCTACCAACGAGCAAGCTTGGAGTTGACTTGGAACACGATTTTGAGCCGCAGTATGTGACGATCAAGGGGAAATCGAAGGTATTGGCGGAGATTAAAAAGAAGGCGGAACAGGTTGACAAGGTGTTTCTCGCGCCGGACCCTGACCGAGAAGGCGAAGCTATTGCCTGGCATCTCGAGCAGGAGTTGGTCGGCAAACCCAAATCCAAGTCCAGAAAACGAACAGAGGGCAAGGTCTTTCGGGTACTCTTCAACGAAATCACGGAATCGGCCATCAAACGTGCACTGCAATCGCCTGGGCAGGTTGACATGAAGCTGGTGAACGCGCAGCAGGCTCGCCGGGTGCTTGATCGGATTGTGGGATACCAAGGGAGCCAGCTTCTTTGGGCCAAGGTGCGTCGCGGACTCAGCATGGGCCGGGTCCAATCTGTGGCGATGCGATTGATTTGTGAGCGCGAACAAGAACGAGAGGCGTTTCGTGCAGAAGAGTATTGGTCGATTGCGGTGGTCCTGTCAGGAACCAATCCTCCTCCGTTCGAAGCTAAATTGTACAGTATCAACGGACAGGATGCCTCGATTGCAACGGAAACCGATGCGCGGCGCATTGTCGAGTCCATTCAAGGAAAAGACTTCGTTGTCGGTTCGATTGAGCGAAAAGAAAAGAAACGGAATCCTGTCGCGCCCTTCATCACCAGTCGACTCCAACAAGAGGCTGCGCGGAAATTACATTTTTCCTCGAAGAAAACGATGACGCTTGCGCAGAAACTGTACGAAGGGATTGAGATTGGGGCGGAAGGTCCAACTGGTCTCATTACATACATGAGAACGGATTCTCCGCGTATTTCGAGCGAGGCGATGGCCGAAGCGCGCCAGGTGATCCAGGATCGGTTTGGGTCGGAGTACTTGCCTGCCACGCCGAACGTGTATAAGACTCAGAAGGCAGCGCAAGAAGCGCACGAAGCGATCCGCCCCACATCGGCGGCGCGCGACCCGGAGTCGATCAGGCAGTACCTAGAGCCGGACGTCCATAGGTTGTACCAGTTGATCTGGAATCGGTTTATTGCGTCGCAAATGGTTCCCGCGATTCTCGATGTGACTCGCGTGGAGTCGAGCCCGGTGATGACGACTGGGGAATTTCTGTTCCGATCGACCGGCACCGTGGTGAAGTTCCCTGGCCATACGATTGTCTATATGGAGGGGATCGACAAGGAGCTCTTCTCGCAGAGGCAAAAGAATCAGCAGGAGGTCGAAGACGAGTCCGAACGCCAGTTGCCTCTGCTGAGCGAGGGAGAACACCTTCGGCTCGTATCCCAGGAGGGGCAGACCGTTCCCGGTGTGCTGTCGAAACAACACTTTACTCAGCCTCCGCCCCGGTATAACGAAGCGTTGTTGATCAAGGAATTGGAAGAAAAGGGCATCGGTCGGCCATCCACCTATGCGAGTATTATTTCGACGATTCAAGATCGAAAATATGCCGAAAAGGTCGACGGACGGTTCGGCCCCACCGAAACAGGGCGAACCGTGAACGATTTTCTCATGAAGGGATTCCCAGACCTGATCAACGTCGACTTCACCTCGCACATGGAGGAGGAGTTGGACGAAGTCGAAGAAGGCGGCAAGCCGTGGGTCACGGCGGTGCGTGGGTTTTACGGAACCTTCTCTACGGATCTTCAAAAGGCGAAGATGATCCCTGGCCCCAAGGACACGGTGGAGCCGCCGACGGATATTCCCTGCGAGAAGTGCGGCAGGATGATGGAGATCAAATGGGGGCGAAACGGTAAGTTTCTCGCCTGCCCCGCGTACAAGGACAAACCCCCCTGCAAGAATACGCAGAATTTTGAAAAGCTCGAGGATGGCACCATTAAAATCGTCCCCAAAGTCGAGTTAACGACAGATGAGAAGTGCGAGAAATGCAGCAGTCCGATGGTGGTCAAGACCGGGAGGTTTGGCAAGTTTATCGCCTGCTCCGCCTATCCGGAGTGCAAGACCACCAAGCCGCTCGCATTGGGTGTGAAGTGTCCTCAACCAGGCTGTGGCGGAGACCTCGTTCAGAAACGTACGAGAAAGGGGCGCTCGTTCTTTGCGTGCAGTAAATATCCTGCCTGTGAGTATGCCCTGTGGGATCGCCCGATCAACAAGGCCTGCCCGACCTGCAGCGCCCCGTTCCTCATTGAAAAAGTCAGCAAACAAGTCGGCCGCAGCGTTCAATGCCGCAGTGAGGAGTGTGGCTACCGCGAAGCAGGATAGTCCCATTGCCTCAAGCAATGAGTATTTCCCGGCTCATGCCCCCTTCCCTTTCTTTCCCTCCGCCACCGAAACTGAGAACCAGTGTCATCAGCGCTGCAAACTGGCAGTTCTCCCTCTTGTGCTGCCCGGTTGACGGGCGAAGCGGCGGTGATGATAATGGAAGAGACTGCTGAAAAGTCAATGACCCGTATGGACCACCAACACATGCGCCCCTACTGGTGAGGGCCTACCCATCTTGAGAAAGGGGAGAATCCATGAAAGCTAAAGAGGGCGTCATCAACATTCTCAATAAGATTTTGACAGCGGACTTGACGGCAATCAATCAGTACTTTGTCCATGCCAAGATGTGTGAGAATTGGGGCTACGAACGCCTCCATCATAAAGTGCGAGAGCGCAGCATGGCTGAGATGAAGGATGCCGATGAACTCATCGGCCACATTCTTTATCTGGATGGTGTGCCGAACGTGCAGCGTATGAATACGGTGCAGGTGGGCGAAACAGTTCCTGAGCAGCTCAAGCTCGATCTCAAGGCGGAGCAGGAAATGTTGACGTTGCTCAGCGAAGGCGTGGTGCACTGTACGAAGGTAGGCGACTTTACAACCCGCCATATGTTGGAAGATATGGCGAAAGACGTCGATGGGCATATCGATTGGATTGAGATGCAGATGGAAACGATCAAGCAGGTCGGTCTTGAAAATTATCTCGCCGAGCAGATTAAGAAGGACAGCTGACTCACGAATCTCGTCGAATCGGACAGAGTTAGGCCGTCGAAGGAAGAGCAACGAAGGCAAAGAAAGGGTAGTAGGCTCGCACGATCAACAGGATCTCATTCACAACGAAGCGTTGGTTTTCCAGCTGCACCGAGGAATCGTTTGGACAACAACTTGGCCTTTCGAGTACTGGCAGAGACGGCCCGCCCTTGCGTCCCCCACGTGCGTACGGTTGCCCTGAAGGTCTTAGTCCACCGCATATTTCCTCCATACCGGTCAGCTCACTCCTTGACCGGAAACTTCAGCCATCTGCTATGGCACTGGTGATTGAGGAGACTGCGGCGGAAGCTCCCGCAACGGCTGTCTCTCTTTGCCCGCCAGCCTTCTCATCAGGTTTCCCCCTTATCCCTCGAAGTCCTTTGGTCTGGCCTGCGGATCAGTGAACGGATTTTCGGCACACCGCCAATATGGTAGCGGGGAGCTCGGTAAAATGAGTGAGCCCTTTCGCTGGTGAAGTGGTAGGCAGACTCCCACTTCGATGCCGATGTGCCGGTGTCCGGATGGTCATTGGCTATTGTCACGCAGGGCTTCGTCCGCTGCATGACTCGCCAAGGCCTGCGCAAGCGCTTCTACAACGGAGGGGTCGAAATGGGTTCCTGATGAGATGAAAAGCATCCTCAGAGCAATGGCATTGCGCAAGACGTAATCGTAGACACGAGGAACCTTGATGGCGTCAAAGGCGTCAGCGACGGATAGGATTCTCGCTCCGAGCGGGATGAACTTCCCCCTGATGCCGTAAGGATACCCAGATCCATCCCACCGTTCGTGGTGGTGTGCGATGAGGATGGAGGCCTCTTTTATGAAGATAAATGGGTCAAGCAATGTCGCGCCAAGCCGCGAATGATTCTGAAGGGCGACGTAGTCTTCAGATTCAAGCAGATATTTGCCCGCTGAGAGGTGGGCGGGAAGCATCAAGATCCCAATATCGTGGAGAAAGGCGGCAAGTTTCAGATCGTGCAACTCGCATGAAGTCAGATCGAGTACTTGTCCAATCAGTAACGAGATCGTAGCAGTTCTCCGGCCATGGCCTCTCTGCCAGGGGAGTGCGCGATCGATTTCTTTGCTGACTTGCCGGACGAGGATGCTTTCGACGTCACGGCGTGATGCCAGAGGGAGTCGAAGACGATCGATCTTTCGGAGCATCGCCTGCGTCGTGATGATCGCCGGGTGAATCTGCTCAGAGATGTAAGGTTGCATCGTTACTCCTCCAAGAAAACCCAGAGCCCAAGACCACATCGTGATCTTGGGCTCTGGGTGAAAGACCTCTGGCCGTAATCTATGCCGAGCGTCATGGCACGTCAGGTCATTCTTCTGCCCCGTGTTTTCCTGCCATCAGAGGTTGTTTCAGGATCCACATCTCGTAGAGAGGGATCGTCATCATGATGAGGAAACCCACCGTCATGAGGGTATCGCCTGTCAACATCGTGAGTACAAAAATGGGTGAGATATAGCTGATGAGCCAAGGAGACAGGAGGTCCAGCATGACGCCACCGAACGAGATCCAGGTCGTGATAAATTTCAACCGGTTGCCGGCATTGGTGAGATAAAGCACATGCACCAGAATCATAAATACAACCGGCATCGTAAAGAGATGGAAATGAGTGATTTCTGCCAGTTCCCTGAACGACATCGGCTCGCCAAATGTGGCATCCGATCCCCGGTAATGATTGGCAATCCCTTGCGGCGAGAGCCCTGTCATGCTGTGGGCCCAGAAAAATGAAAAGGCAAAACCGGCCAACATCAAGAGGAGAAAGAAGGTGTAAACCAGCCGGATGTGTCGATCTGAATCACGGAGGCGGAAGCGGGTGTTGAAGTTGCGCATGATTGAGAAGGTCGTCGCTCCTGATTAGTTTCCAAAGATGGAGCCAAAAATCCCCTTCTCCGATTTCCTCGCTGCTACTGTGTCGCTGCCGAGTCCTGCCGGCTTGAGATAGAATTCATCGACTAGGACGAGGGCGCGCTTGACACCGGCGCTGATTGAGCGAACGGACATGGTGGCGCCAGTAATGTTGATGATGTCTTTGTTGATGCGAACAGGATCCTGAACGGTCTTGCCTTCGTATTGCACATTGAATCGTTTGGTTCGAACTTCGCTGCCTTTGGCCTCACGAAACACCAATAATTCCACATTTGTACAAGCTCCTGCGGTATCGACTCCGACCAGATACGTCATATGTTTATGTTTGCCGATGGTATTTTGAATCAAGGCGTACCCGTCAATCTGAGCGCCGGTCTCGCCGATGTAGAACTCGAACACTTCCTCGGGAAACTTCCAACCGATCCGTTCTTCTATCTGAGTCTTTCTCTCGGCCGTCAGCCGGATGAGGTCTTTCCGAATTCGGCCGGACTTCGGGAACGTAAGTTTTAAAGCATCATCCTCCGTCATATAGACATCGGCGTGGTTTATTTCCTCCTCGCTGAGATATCGGTGCAGATCGTTGTCCCAGATCCGTTCCGCCGAAAATGCATCGGTGGCGGAGAACATGAGGACCGCGCAGATGGTTGTGATGTGGATCGGCCTTATGTGAGTGAACATCCGTGTTCTTTCATTTTGGCATTCAGACGATTCTGTACATCATGCCGAACCTCCTCGGAAGGATCTGTCTCAGCCCAACCAAAAAGACGCGAGCCTCCTCGAAAGACCCAGCTCTGTCGCTCCTCGGCATAGGTGACCCGAATGACCTCTTCAGTTGCAGGTTCGACATCTACACGTTTGACGGTGAGAAACAGTCGGGACCGATCTTTGCTGTCAGGCACGTCCCGTCGAAGGACGCCGAAACTCCGTCCGGGCATCGGGATTTCCACCCAGGCAGTCTCAATGAGTCCTCGATGCTTGTCCTTGACGGTGACAGAGCGATCCTTCACTGCGTCTAAGGCCGCGTCCCAGACATGGTCGTATGTGCATACGGCGTAACGCTCTTGAACGCCACTGAGGGAGGCGCAACTACTCAGGATGGCGCATGAGACGAGTAGGATGACACTATGAGAACCGTGGTACCACATACAGGCTCCAGAGGCTTGCGTCGCGTTGAAGCGACGCAAGCCTGAAACAGGAACAGACCTAGAAGTATGTTGCTGCCATAAATAAGAAACCGTTGCCGTCTATACGCGTCGTTTGATTGTTGCTCGGATTGTTC
It contains:
- the topA gene encoding type I DNA topoisomerase encodes the protein MAKALIIVESPTKARTISKYLGRGYSVMASVGHIKDLPTSKLGVDLEHDFEPQYVTIKGKSKVLAEIKKKAEQVDKVFLAPDPDREGEAIAWHLEQELVGKPKSKSRKRTEGKVFRVLFNEITESAIKRALQSPGQVDMKLVNAQQARRVLDRIVGYQGSQLLWAKVRRGLSMGRVQSVAMRLICEREQEREAFRAEEYWSIAVVLSGTNPPPFEAKLYSINGQDASIATETDARRIVESIQGKDFVVGSIERKEKKRNPVAPFITSRLQQEAARKLHFSSKKTMTLAQKLYEGIEIGAEGPTGLITYMRTDSPRISSEAMAEARQVIQDRFGSEYLPATPNVYKTQKAAQEAHEAIRPTSAARDPESIRQYLEPDVHRLYQLIWNRFIASQMVPAILDVTRVESSPVMTTGEFLFRSTGTVVKFPGHTIVYMEGIDKELFSQRQKNQQEVEDESERQLPLLSEGEHLRLVSQEGQTVPGVLSKQHFTQPPPRYNEALLIKELEEKGIGRPSTYASIISTIQDRKYAEKVDGRFGPTETGRTVNDFLMKGFPDLINVDFTSHMEEELDEVEEGGKPWVTAVRGFYGTFSTDLQKAKMIPGPKDTVEPPTDIPCEKCGRMMEIKWGRNGKFLACPAYKDKPPCKNTQNFEKLEDGTIKIVPKVELTTDEKCEKCSSPMVVKTGRFGKFIACSAYPECKTTKPLALGVKCPQPGCGGDLVQKRTRKGRSFFACSKYPACEYALWDRPINKACPTCSAPFLIEKVSKQVGRSVQCRSEECGYREAG
- the bfr gene encoding bacterioferritin, which encodes MKAKEGVINILNKILTADLTAINQYFVHAKMCENWGYERLHHKVRERSMAEMKDADELIGHILYLDGVPNVQRMNTVQVGETVPEQLKLDLKAEQEMLTLLSEGVVHCTKVGDFTTRHMLEDMAKDVDGHIDWIEMQMETIKQVGLENYLAEQIKKDS
- a CDS encoding HD domain-containing protein, producing MQPYISEQIHPAIITTQAMLRKIDRLRLPLASRRDVESILVRQVSKEIDRALPWQRGHGRRTATISLLIGQVLDLTSCELHDLKLAAFLHDIGILMLPAHLSAGKYLLESEDYVALQNHSRLGATLLDPFIFIKEASILIAHHHERWDGSGYPYGIRGKFIPLGARILSVADAFDAIKVPRVYDYVLRNAIALRMLFISSGTHFDPSVVEALAQALASHAADEALRDNSQ
- a CDS encoding FMN-binding protein, with product MFTHIRPIHITTICAVLMFSATDAFSAERIWDNDLHRYLSEEEINHADVYMTEDDALKLTFPKSGRIRKDLIRLTAERKTQIEERIGWKFPEEVFEFYIGETGAQIDGYALIQNTIGKHKHMTYLVGVDTAGACTNVELLVFREAKGSEVRTKRFNVQYEGKTVQDPVRINKDIINITGATMSVRSISAGVKRALVLVDEFYLKPAGLGSDTVAARKSEKGIFGSIFGN